One Sphingomonas sabuli genomic region harbors:
- a CDS encoding SPOR domain-containing protein, with translation MMIVPNRLRTAASAIAIAALLSGCSTGASQTAGAKVEKEHVGLAMRAQAALAANRLAAAVDFAEQAVEHTPNDAGFRALLGNCYFAAGRFASAEAAYSDSLSLMPRQPQVILKLALVQIAQGKKDAAVAVLDSARGAVDAADYGLAIALAGYPEAAIAVLDPAARMNDTDPRVRQNLALAYALSGDWAMARAVAAQDVPADQLDGRMQQWMAMTTPTRASDQVAALTGVTPAVDPGQPVRLALNAQPSDKAYAQVAAPQPQLQPLPQLPVEVAQAPSAPPPSLPEPMPAPAEMPHEVASMLSEEIVVSEAARTLLQAPPVAELQTAALPQPVKEAEPEVPLVAASVPAPVRERPASFAKKPDHAAFAPVRKAGARGGSTSVVQLGAYSTPERVSAAWDKLTKRYPALAGYTPMRAKFNGPKGTVWRLSIKGFASRSEAATRCEVLRGRGGACFVRQVNGDAPVQLASR, from the coding sequence ATGATGATCGTCCCGAACCGCCTCCGTACCGCCGCCTCGGCGATCGCGATTGCCGCGCTGCTTTCGGGATGCTCGACCGGCGCGTCGCAGACCGCCGGCGCCAAGGTCGAAAAGGAACATGTCGGGCTGGCAATGCGGGCGCAGGCCGCGCTGGCAGCCAACCGGCTTGCCGCCGCGGTCGACTTTGCCGAGCAGGCGGTCGAGCACACGCCCAACGATGCCGGCTTCCGGGCTTTGCTCGGCAATTGCTACTTCGCCGCCGGCCGCTTCGCCTCCGCGGAAGCCGCCTACAGCGATTCGCTGTCCTTGATGCCGCGCCAGCCGCAGGTAATCCTGAAGCTCGCGCTGGTGCAGATCGCGCAGGGCAAGAAGGACGCCGCCGTCGCGGTGCTCGATTCCGCTCGTGGCGCGGTCGATGCGGCCGATTACGGACTGGCCATCGCGCTTGCCGGATATCCGGAAGCGGCGATCGCGGTGCTCGACCCGGCGGCACGCATGAACGACACCGATCCGCGAGTCCGTCAGAACCTCGCGCTGGCCTATGCCTTGTCGGGCGATTGGGCGATGGCCCGCGCGGTCGCCGCGCAGGACGTCCCGGCCGATCAGCTGGACGGCCGGATGCAGCAATGGATGGCGATGACCACGCCGACGCGCGCTTCGGACCAGGTCGCGGCGCTGACCGGCGTTACACCCGCCGTCGACCCGGGCCAGCCGGTCCGGCTCGCGCTCAACGCCCAGCCGTCGGACAAGGCGTATGCGCAGGTCGCTGCCCCGCAACCGCAACTGCAGCCGCTGCCGCAACTGCCGGTGGAAGTGGCGCAAGCGCCGTCGGCGCCGCCGCCCTCGCTGCCGGAACCGATGCCCGCGCCGGCCGAAATGCCGCATGAAGTCGCCAGCATGCTGAGCGAAGAGATCGTTGTCTCGGAGGCAGCGCGGACGCTGCTCCAGGCGCCGCCTGTGGCCGAATTGCAGACCGCTGCATTGCCGCAGCCGGTCAAGGAAGCCGAGCCGGAAGTGCCGCTCGTTGCCGCGTCGGTGCCCGCTCCGGTTCGCGAGCGCCCGGCGAGCTTCGCCAAGAAGCCCGATCACGCGGCCTTTGCGCCGGTCCGCAAGGCCGGAGCCCGCGGCGGGTCGACCTCCGTCGTCCAGCTTGGCGCGTACAGCACGCCGGAGCGGGTTTCCGCAGCATGGGACAAGCTCACCAAGCGCTATCCGGCGCTCGCGGGCTACACGCCGATGCGCGCCAAGTTCAACGGGCCGAAGGGCACCGTGTGGCGTCTGTCGATCAAAGGTTTTGCCTCGCGCAGCGAAGCGGCCACTCGGTGCGAGGTCCTGCGTGGCCGCGGCGGCGCCTGCTTCGTCCGCCAGGTCAACGGCGACGCCCCGGTCCAGCTCGCGTCGCGCTAA
- a CDS encoding rod shape-determining protein: MFWTRWFKWMSHDMAIDLGTANTLVYVRGRGIVLNEPSVVAIETVNGVKRVKAVGDDAKLMMGKTPDQIEAIRPLRDGVIADIDVAEQMIKHFIHKVHGGKMRAWRFPEIVICVPSGSTSVERRAIRDAASNAGASAVYLIEEPMAAAIGADMPVTEPIGSMVVDIGGGTTEVAVLSLRGLAYTTSVRVGGDKMDEAISSYVRRNHNLLIGEATAERIKKEVGIAKPPTDGIGKTVHIKGRDLVNGVPKEISINQGQIAEALSEPVGTIVEGVRIALENTAPELAADICDQGIVLTGGGALLQGLDEVLRDETGLPVTVAEDPLTCVALGTGRALEEEQFRGVLQTA; encoded by the coding sequence ATGTTCTGGACGCGCTGGTTCAAATGGATGTCCCACGACATGGCGATCGACCTCGGGACAGCCAACACCTTGGTCTACGTCCGGGGACGCGGGATCGTCCTTAACGAGCCGTCGGTGGTGGCGATCGAGACGGTCAACGGCGTCAAGCGCGTCAAGGCGGTCGGCGACGACGCCAAGCTGATGATGGGCAAGACGCCCGACCAGATCGAGGCCATCCGTCCGCTGCGCGACGGGGTCATCGCCGACATCGATGTCGCCGAACAGATGATCAAGCACTTCATTCACAAGGTGCATGGCGGCAAGATGCGCGCCTGGCGCTTCCCCGAAATCGTCATTTGCGTACCGTCGGGCTCGACCAGCGTCGAACGCCGCGCGATCCGCGACGCCGCGTCCAATGCCGGCGCTTCGGCCGTCTACCTGATCGAAGAGCCGATGGCGGCCGCGATCGGCGCCGATATGCCGGTGACCGAACCGATCGGCTCGATGGTCGTCGACATCGGCGGCGGCACGACCGAAGTTGCGGTGCTCTCGCTTCGCGGCCTCGCCTACACCACCTCGGTGCGCGTCGGCGGGGACAAGATGGACGAAGCCATCTCATCCTACGTCCGCCGCAATCACAATCTGCTGATCGGCGAAGCCACGGCCGAGCGGATCAAGAAGGAAGTCGGCATTGCCAAGCCGCCCACCGACGGCATCGGCAAGACGGTCCACATCAAGGGCCGCGACCTCGTCAATGGCGTGCCCAAGGAAATCAGCATCAACCAGGGCCAGATCGCGGAGGCTTTGTCCGAACCGGTCGGCACCATCGTCGAGGGCGTCCGCATCGCGCTTGAAAATACCGCGCCGGAACTGGCCGCGGACATTTGCGACCAGGGCATCGTCCTGACCGGCGGCGGTGCGCTGCTGCAGGGGCTGGACGAGGTGCTGCGCGACGAAACCGGCCTGCCGGTCACCGTCGCGGAAGACCCGCTCACCTGCGTAGCGCTGGGAACTGGCCGGGCGCTCGAGGAAGAGCAGTTCCGCGGCGTTCTCCAGACGGCCTGA
- the miaA gene encoding tRNA (adenosine(37)-N6)-dimethylallyltransferase MiaA — MSIRSSSLPPVALIAGPTASGKSALALALAETMGGVIINADSAQLYRDLPILSAAPSARDRARADHRLYGVRDGAEPCSAAAWATLARAEIADAHAAGTLPILVGGTGLYLRTLLDGIAPVPEIDAEVRHRVRDASVEKNRRQLEQADPAAAARLHAGDTTRIARALEVVLSTGKPLTAWQANREGGIGDSIALSPIVLLPPRDWLYCRCDRRFANMVEDGAVEEVRTLLARGLNPALPVMRAIGVREIAAFLAGESDRDAMLIRGCQATRNYAKRQYTWFAHQPPAGWPRFTRALDDDAATTDALALLEATA; from the coding sequence ATGAGCATCCGTTCGTCTTCCCTGCCTCCTGTCGCCTTAATCGCGGGGCCGACGGCCAGCGGCAAGTCGGCACTTGCACTGGCGCTGGCCGAAACGATGGGTGGCGTCATAATCAATGCCGACAGCGCGCAGCTGTACCGCGACTTGCCTATCCTCAGCGCGGCGCCTTCCGCTCGCGATCGTGCGCGGGCGGACCACCGTCTATACGGGGTACGCGACGGCGCCGAACCCTGTTCCGCGGCCGCGTGGGCGACGCTCGCGCGGGCCGAGATTGCCGACGCGCACGCGGCGGGCACGCTGCCGATCCTTGTCGGCGGGACAGGCCTTTACCTGCGCACCTTGCTCGACGGCATCGCGCCGGTGCCGGAGATTGACGCGGAGGTTCGTCACCGGGTCCGCGACGCCAGCGTGGAGAAAAATCGCCGGCAGCTCGAGCAGGCCGATCCCGCCGCCGCGGCGAGGCTTCACGCCGGCGACACGACACGGATCGCCCGCGCGCTGGAAGTAGTGCTGTCCACCGGCAAGCCGCTGACCGCATGGCAGGCAAATCGCGAGGGCGGCATAGGCGACAGTATCGCGCTCAGCCCCATCGTGCTGCTTCCGCCGCGCGATTGGCTGTACTGCCGCTGCGACCGGCGCTTTGCAAACATGGTGGAGGACGGCGCCGTGGAGGAAGTCCGAACGCTGCTGGCGCGCGGGCTCAACCCCGCCCTCCCCGTCATGCGAGCGATCGGGGTGCGCGAGATTGCGGCTTTTCTCGCGGGGGAGAGCGACCGCGACGCGATGCTCATCCGCGGCTGCCAGGCCACGCGCAATTACGCCAAGCGGCAATATACCTGGTTCGCCCACCAGCCGCCGGCGGGGTGGCCGCGCTTCACCCGTGCACTCGACGATGACGCGGCGACAACCGATGCGCTGGCGCTGCTGGAAGCGACGGCGTAG
- the mreC gene encoding rod shape-determining protein MreC, translated as MAAPRPGWSRRAQYGLFFSFIAAIIGVAVGLMLLAFSIAAPSRFNNLKGVALDATTPITTMLDQVGTTADGLASGAGDYWDAANQNAALRQQRDAMAVQLTAARAIQLENRQLKAALQLRERSEDAVATGRLVGSSFESPRRFAILSAGRGDGIEVGMPVRAAQGLIGRVIETGSNAARVLLISDRSSIVPARLLRTGQAVIAQGRGDGTIDLKPLEVGRNPFKRGDLIITSGTGGLYPPLVPIAQVLRTEGDNAIGRPLADPATIGVALVQRAYEPRAMAIRQASEDESD; from the coding sequence ATGGCGGCGCCACGGCCCGGATGGTCGAGACGCGCGCAATACGGGCTGTTCTTCAGCTTCATTGCGGCGATTATCGGCGTTGCCGTCGGTCTGATGTTGCTCGCCTTCTCGATCGCTGCCCCCTCCAGGTTCAATAATCTGAAGGGCGTCGCGCTCGACGCAACGACCCCGATCACGACCATGCTCGACCAGGTCGGAACGACGGCCGATGGCCTGGCGTCCGGCGCCGGCGATTATTGGGACGCCGCCAACCAGAACGCCGCCCTGCGGCAGCAGCGCGACGCAATGGCCGTCCAGCTGACCGCTGCCCGCGCGATCCAGCTTGAAAACCGCCAGCTGAAGGCTGCGTTGCAACTGCGCGAACGGAGCGAGGACGCGGTCGCGACGGGCCGCCTGGTCGGCTCGTCCTTCGAAAGTCCGCGCCGCTTCGCGATCCTGTCCGCCGGACGGGGCGACGGCATCGAAGTGGGCATGCCGGTCCGCGCTGCCCAGGGGCTGATCGGCAGAGTGATTGAAACCGGCAGCAACGCGGCGCGCGTCCTGTTGATCTCCGACCGGTCCAGCATCGTCCCCGCCCGCCTGTTACGGACCGGTCAGGCGGTGATCGCGCAGGGGCGCGGCGACGGGACGATCGACCTCAAGCCGCTCGAAGTCGGCCGCAACCCGTTCAAGCGCGGCGATCTCATCATCACTTCGGGCACCGGCGGCCTCTACCCGCCCCTGGTACCGATCGCGCAGGTCCTGCGCACCGAAGGCGACAACGCCATCGGCCGCCCGTTAGCCGATCCGGCCACGATCGGCGTCGCGCTGGTCCAGCGCGCGTATGAGCCAAGGGCGATGGCGATCCGGCAAGCTTCCGAAGACGAGAGCGACTGA
- the mutL gene encoding DNA mismatch repair endonuclease MutL — protein sequence MSIRRLPSQLVDRIAAGEVVERPASALKELVENALDAGASSVTVRLSGGGTGLIEVIDDGSGMSPADMRLALERHATSKLPDDNIDRVTSFGFRGEALPSIASVSHFTLESRVRGEDGWKVVVDHGKPAGEGPAALPPGTRVRVEQLFDKVPARRKFMRSPRAEYSASLDAVRRLAMARPDVAFTLEHDGRAVFSVQPSEAPVRVAALLTAELDRHGVGIDSVRDGLGLSGVVSLPTFNRGVADRQYLFVNSRPVKDRLLVGALRGAYRDMIARDRHPIAALFLTVPLDEVDVNVHPAKTEVRFRDPAAVRGLIVSTIRHALDAESHRSAAREQSAAPVMWSSDVSEPPAYAPPPMPPAGVREERALFTGIRVDPAGRAEPALAPVEPVRSHPLGVARGQVASTYIVAEAEDGLVIVDQHAAHERLVLERLRAARSGGVVPRQVLLLPEVVELDEPDCDRLEDASGQLGDLGLELERFGPTSMLVRSVPSALGQPDIHKLLADLAGEIAELGSAMSLQERLDHVEATIACHGSVRAGRVLSVHEMNALLREMEVTPRSGQCNHGRPTWVKLAHGDIEKLFGRK from the coding sequence ATGTCAATAAGGAGACTGCCTTCCCAGCTGGTCGACCGGATCGCGGCGGGCGAGGTCGTCGAACGCCCGGCCAGCGCCCTTAAGGAGCTGGTCGAAAACGCGCTGGATGCCGGGGCCAGCAGCGTCACGGTCAGACTGTCCGGGGGCGGTACCGGGCTGATCGAAGTGATCGACGACGGGTCGGGGATGAGCCCGGCGGACATGCGGCTCGCGCTGGAACGGCACGCGACGTCCAAGCTTCCGGACGACAATATCGACCGCGTCACCAGCTTCGGCTTTCGCGGCGAGGCGCTGCCGTCGATCGCCAGCGTGTCGCACTTTACGCTCGAGAGCAGGGTGCGCGGCGAGGACGGGTGGAAAGTCGTCGTCGACCATGGGAAGCCGGCGGGCGAGGGGCCCGCGGCGCTCCCGCCCGGAACCCGCGTGCGCGTCGAGCAATTGTTCGACAAGGTCCCGGCGCGGCGCAAGTTCATGCGCAGCCCGCGTGCCGAATACTCCGCCAGCCTGGACGCCGTGCGGCGGCTGGCGATGGCGCGGCCGGATGTCGCCTTCACGCTGGAACATGACGGCCGCGCCGTCTTTTCAGTGCAGCCGTCGGAAGCGCCGGTGCGGGTCGCGGCGTTGTTGACCGCGGAACTCGACCGGCACGGTGTCGGCATCGACAGCGTCCGCGACGGGTTGGGACTGAGCGGTGTGGTCAGCTTGCCGACCTTCAACCGCGGCGTCGCCGACCGCCAATATCTGTTCGTCAATTCGCGGCCGGTAAAGGACCGGCTTCTCGTCGGCGCCCTGCGCGGCGCCTATCGCGACATGATCGCGCGCGACCGCCATCCGATCGCGGCCTTGTTCCTGACCGTTCCGCTCGACGAGGTCGACGTCAACGTCCATCCGGCCAAGACCGAGGTTCGCTTTCGCGACCCCGCGGCCGTGCGCGGCCTGATCGTCAGCACGATTCGCCACGCGCTCGACGCCGAATCCCACCGCAGCGCCGCGCGCGAGCAGTCGGCTGCGCCGGTGATGTGGTCGAGCGACGTGTCGGAGCCGCCCGCATATGCGCCCCCGCCGATGCCGCCAGCGGGCGTGCGCGAGGAACGGGCGTTGTTCACCGGCATCCGCGTCGATCCCGCCGGTCGAGCGGAGCCCGCGCTGGCGCCGGTCGAGCCGGTTCGCTCGCATCCTCTCGGTGTCGCGCGCGGCCAGGTCGCCAGCACCTATATCGTCGCCGAGGCCGAAGATGGGCTGGTGATCGTCGACCAGCATGCGGCGCATGAGCGGCTGGTACTGGAGAGGCTGCGCGCCGCGCGATCAGGCGGCGTCGTGCCGCGCCAAGTGCTTCTGCTGCCCGAGGTGGTCGAGCTGGATGAGCCGGATTGCGACCGCCTGGAGGATGCGTCCGGCCAGCTTGGCGATCTTGGGCTGGAGCTGGAACGGTTCGGGCCGACCTCGATGCTGGTGCGCTCGGTTCCGTCCGCGCTGGGCCAGCCGGATATCCACAAATTGCTGGCCGACCTGGCCGGGGAAATCGCCGAATTGGGGTCGGCGATGTCGCTGCAGGAACGCCTCGACCATGTCGAAGCGACTATCGCGTGCCACGGGTCGGTCAGGGCGGGCAGGGTGCTGTCGGTGCATGAAATGAATGCGCTTCTGCGCGAAATGGAAGTCACGCCGCGTTCGGGGCAATGCAACCACGGCCGGCCGACGTGGGTGAAGCTTGCCCATGGCGACATCGAGAAGCTGTTTGGCCGCAAATAG
- a CDS encoding ParA family protein: MRVLAMASQKGGSGKTTLSGHLAVQAQLAGAGPVCLIDIDPQGSLADWWNEREAEMPAFAQTTVARLASDLEVLRQQGFRLAVIDTPPAITMAIQSVIAVAELIVIPTRPSPHDLRAVGATVDLCDRAGKPLIFVVNAATPKAKITYEAAVALSQHGTVAPVTVHHRTDFAASMIDGRTVMEVDPNGRSAKEVVELWDYISDRLEKNFRRTVFAAPNAAPGIGSASPRPVGGFGRRVVGQ, translated from the coding sequence ATGCGCGTTCTCGCTATGGCATCGCAGAAGGGCGGATCGGGAAAGACTACGCTTTCCGGTCACCTCGCGGTGCAAGCTCAGCTTGCGGGCGCTGGTCCCGTCTGTCTGATCGATATCGACCCGCAGGGCAGCCTGGCCGACTGGTGGAACGAACGCGAAGCGGAAATGCCCGCCTTCGCCCAGACCACCGTCGCCCGTCTTGCATCGGATCTTGAAGTTCTTCGGCAGCAGGGCTTCCGCCTTGCGGTCATCGATACGCCGCCGGCCATCACCATGGCGATTCAGAGCGTGATCGCGGTCGCTGAGCTGATCGTCATTCCGACCCGCCCGAGCCCGCACGACTTGCGCGCCGTCGGCGCCACGGTCGACTTGTGCGACCGCGCCGGCAAGCCGCTGATCTTCGTCGTCAACGCGGCGACGCCAAAGGCGAAAATTACCTACGAAGCCGCGGTCGCGCTGTCGCAGCATGGCACGGTTGCTCCGGTCACCGTCCACCACCGCACCGACTTCGCGGCGTCCATGATCGACGGCCGCACGGTGATGGAAGTGGATCCCAACGGCCGCTCCGCCAAGGAAGTGGTCGAGCTTTGGGATTACATCTCCGACCGCCTCGAGAAGAATTTCCGCCGCACCGTATTCGCGGCCCCGAACGCCGCGCCGGGTATCGGTTCGGCCAGTCCGCGTCCCGTCGGCGGTTTCGGCCGCCGCGTCGTGGGTCAGTAA
- a CDS encoding SPOR domain-containing protein, with protein MKFNSFNLLAAAACVVAAPAPALAPRTVKDGISAWQKSDYAQAVAIWTPLAEKGDADAAFNLGQAYRLGRGVKIDLSAATRWLEKAAKAGHLDAQTTLGLLQFDGGDRDAAMRWLKQAAERGEARAMLVYGTALFNGDAGARDPITAYAYVSRAAAQGLGPAKTTLAEMDAVLPIDLRKKGVALAQSKAKAAPAPSAKPPIKVGARPAAEKTAARAEPAPAASANGKWRIQLGAFSKRNSAEALYKKLSGSAPVAGHPATYVAVGAVTRLQVGGYPSKAAATSACATLSARGQACFPVEGK; from the coding sequence ATGAAGTTCAACTCTTTCAACTTGTTAGCAGCCGCGGCCTGTGTCGTTGCCGCCCCTGCCCCCGCACTCGCGCCGCGCACGGTAAAGGACGGAATCAGCGCCTGGCAGAAATCCGACTATGCCCAGGCGGTCGCCATCTGGACCCCGTTGGCGGAAAAAGGCGATGCCGACGCGGCCTTCAATCTTGGCCAGGCCTATCGTCTTGGCCGCGGCGTGAAGATCGACCTGTCCGCCGCCACCCGCTGGCTCGAAAAGGCGGCCAAGGCGGGACATCTCGATGCCCAGACGACGCTCGGCCTGTTGCAATTCGACGGCGGCGACCGCGATGCGGCCATGCGCTGGCTAAAGCAGGCAGCGGAACGCGGCGAAGCGCGGGCGATGCTGGTCTACGGCACCGCGTTGTTCAACGGCGACGCGGGCGCGCGCGACCCGATTACGGCCTATGCTTATGTCAGCCGCGCCGCAGCGCAGGGTTTGGGCCCGGCCAAGACCACGCTTGCGGAAATGGACGCGGTCCTGCCGATCGACCTGCGCAAGAAAGGCGTGGCATTGGCGCAGTCGAAAGCCAAGGCCGCCCCCGCTCCCAGCGCGAAGCCCCCGATCAAGGTGGGCGCCAGGCCGGCAGCGGAAAAGACGGCGGCCAGGGCCGAACCCGCCCCGGCAGCAAGCGCGAACGGCAAATGGCGAATCCAGCTCGGCGCGTTCTCCAAGCGCAACTCCGCCGAAGCACTTTACAAGAAACTGTCAGGCTCAGCCCCCGTCGCCGGGCATCCGGCGACCTATGTCGCGGTCGGCGCTGTCACCCGGCTACAGGTCGGCGGCTATCCGTCAAAAGCCGCGGCGACGTCCGCTTGCGCCACCCTGTCGGCGCGCGGCCAAGCCTGCTTTCCAGTCGAGGGTAAATAG
- the serB gene encoding phosphoserine phosphatase SerB — MLIATVIAKGRLDDRLVDRALGALREVDPRASFGAWIDEGDAADLHFSGDARAARWALEDLPEVDVVVQQAEPRFRKLLVADMDSTIIGQECIDELADFAGLKREVAEITERAMQGKLDFKAALRERVAMLSGLEEDAIARCLAERVVPNPGAATLVRTMRIGGASALLISGGFLSFAEPVASMIGFDRVRANTLLFDGTQLSGKVADPIVDAQAKVDGLRQARAELGLADDAVLAIGDGANDRLMIEEAGLGVAYRAKPALVEAADAQIRHHGLDALLWAQGIRKTEWVAR, encoded by the coding sequence ATGCTCATTGCGACGGTGATAGCAAAGGGACGGCTGGATGACAGGCTGGTCGACCGGGCGCTCGGCGCCTTGCGCGAGGTCGATCCGCGCGCTTCGTTTGGTGCATGGATCGACGAAGGCGACGCCGCCGACCTGCATTTTTCCGGCGACGCCCGCGCCGCAAGATGGGCGCTGGAGGACCTTCCCGAGGTCGACGTCGTCGTTCAGCAAGCGGAGCCGCGCTTTCGCAAATTGCTGGTCGCCGACATGGATTCGACCATCATCGGGCAGGAATGCATCGACGAGTTGGCCGACTTCGCGGGCCTCAAGCGTGAGGTCGCGGAGATCACCGAGCGGGCGATGCAGGGCAAGCTCGACTTCAAGGCCGCGCTGCGCGAGCGCGTGGCGATGCTTTCGGGGCTGGAAGAAGACGCTATCGCCCGCTGCCTGGCCGAGCGCGTCGTGCCCAATCCCGGCGCTGCGACCCTTGTGCGGACGATGCGGATCGGCGGCGCCAGCGCACTGCTGATTTCCGGCGGCTTCCTGTCGTTCGCCGAACCGGTGGCAAGCATGATCGGCTTCGACCGGGTCCGCGCCAACACATTATTATTCGACGGTACGCAATTGAGCGGGAAGGTCGCCGATCCGATCGTCGACGCGCAGGCCAAGGTGGACGGCTTGCGCCAGGCACGCGCGGAGCTGGGGCTGGCGGATGACGCGGTGCTGGCGATCGGCGACGGCGCCAACGACCGCTTGATGATCGAGGAAGCGGGGCTGGGCGTGGCTTATCGCGCCAAGCCGGCGCTGGTCGAAGCCGCCGACGCCCAGATCCGCCACCACGGCCTCGACGCCCTCTTGTGGGCACAGGGCATCAGGAAGACGGAATGGGTGGCGCGCTGA
- the ilvC gene encoding ketol-acid reductoisomerase: protein MNLTRETEIDSAPLDGRRVAIVGYGNQGRAQALNLKDSGVEVVVGLRGASGSAIEAQSAGLKVALLEDAVGSADIVMLLAPDEILGDLYREIEPNLREGAALGFSHGLAVHFGYLAPRPDLDVYMIAPKGPGTALRSLYTEGKGMIALWAVAQDATGNARGIALAYGRAIGCARAGLIASSFEEEAVADLFNENAVVWGGVPELLRAGFETLVEGGVTPEIAYLECVGELKLLAELIDARGIAGMREVISNTAELGAVSGGPQIIRPDIRERMREVLGAVKSGAFATSLREEAQAGYPQLDKARSDARAQSIEAAYRSIRDLKAD, encoded by the coding sequence ATGAATTTGACCCGTGAAACCGAAATCGATTCCGCGCCGCTAGACGGCAGGCGAGTGGCCATCGTCGGCTATGGCAACCAAGGCCGGGCGCAGGCGCTCAATCTCAAAGACAGCGGCGTGGAAGTGGTGGTCGGCTTGCGCGGCGCCTCGGGCAGCGCAATCGAAGCGCAGTCGGCGGGGCTGAAAGTCGCGCTGCTCGAAGATGCGGTGGGATCGGCGGATATCGTCATGCTGCTCGCTCCGGACGAGATCCTCGGCGACCTGTACCGCGAGATCGAGCCCAATCTTCGTGAAGGCGCGGCGCTCGGCTTCAGCCACGGCCTCGCCGTTCACTTCGGCTACCTTGCGCCGCGTCCAGACCTCGACGTCTATATGATCGCGCCAAAGGGGCCGGGCACCGCGCTGCGCTCGCTCTACACCGAGGGCAAGGGAATGATCGCCTTATGGGCGGTGGCGCAGGATGCCACAGGCAATGCACGCGGCATCGCTCTGGCTTACGGCCGCGCCATCGGCTGCGCCCGTGCAGGGCTGATCGCGTCGTCCTTCGAGGAAGAAGCGGTCGCCGACCTGTTCAACGAGAATGCGGTGGTGTGGGGCGGCGTGCCTGAGCTGCTGCGCGCCGGCTTCGAAACGCTGGTCGAAGGCGGCGTGACGCCAGAGATCGCCTATCTCGAGTGCGTCGGCGAACTGAAGCTGCTGGCCGAGTTGATCGACGCACGCGGCATCGCCGGAATGCGCGAAGTGATTTCCAATACCGCCGAGCTCGGCGCCGTCAGCGGTGGTCCGCAGATCATCCGGCCCGATATCCGCGAGCGCATGCGCGAGGTTCTTGGCGCGGTGAAGTCAGGCGCCTTCGCAACGTCGCTGCGCGAGGAAGCGCAGGCGGGGTATCCGCAGCTGGACAAAGCGCGCAGCGACGCGCGCGCACAATCGATCGAGGCCGCGTATCGCAGCATTCGGGATTTGAAGGCGGACTAG
- a CDS encoding rod shape-determining protein MreD: MPRSALASRRRIGQGPIPLAEYFPAVSVLVASLLAVLPIVTQTGWFPSFGFLLLIAWRLYRNDVWPSWWAAPLGLFNDLVTGAPIGLSVTVWTMAMLALDLLDRRTIWRDYWVEWALAAVLILFNESAEWQVAAWMRGGVPFASMVPPILISIAAFPIAAWVVAKLDQWRLGSP, encoded by the coding sequence ATGCCGCGCTCGGCGCTCGCTTCGCGGCGGCGGATCGGCCAGGGCCCGATCCCGCTGGCCGAATATTTTCCGGCCGTGTCGGTGCTTGTCGCCAGCCTGTTGGCGGTCCTGCCGATCGTCACCCAGACCGGCTGGTTCCCAAGCTTCGGCTTCCTGCTGCTGATCGCCTGGCGGCTGTACCGCAACGATGTCTGGCCCAGCTGGTGGGCCGCGCCGCTCGGCCTGTTCAATGACCTTGTCACCGGCGCGCCCATTGGCCTTTCGGTCACGGTATGGACGATGGCCATGCTGGCGCTCGACCTGCTCGATCGCCGTACCATCTGGCGCGACTATTGGGTCGAATGGGCGCTGGCCGCCGTTCTGATCCTGTTCAACGAAAGTGCGGAATGGCAGGTCGCCGCGTGGATGCGCGGCGGCGTTCCCTTCGCCTCGATGGTGCCGCCGATCCTGATTTCGATCGCAGCCTTCCCCATCGCGGCGTGGGTGGTGGCCAAATTGGACCAGTGGAGACTTGGAAGCCCGTGA